In Mercenaria mercenaria strain notata unplaced genomic scaffold, MADL_Memer_1 contig_2463, whole genome shotgun sequence, the sequence AGAACAACTATCTATGATAAGGTTGTTGGTAAATCATCCGTTGAGAGCTTTCAGGGATCTCCAACTCTTTTATCTTCGGAAGAGGAATCCCGAATCGTTAAGTGGTTGACAGACATGTCAAAAATAGGGTATGGACGTAGTAAACAAGAGCTACTGGACATTGTGCAAAAATAATCCGGGCAGATGGTAGACCAAATCGTTGTAAAGATGACAGACCAGGTAAAGATTGGTACTACAGTTTTATGAACAGGCATCCTGAAATTTCGTTAAGATCGCCGAGACAGTTAGGTAAAGAAAGGGCAGTCATTAAACCTGAACATGTTGAAAAGTGGTTCACAGATTTCGAGTCTTTCATTAAGGATACTGTCCCTGATCCAGTCATACTTCTAGACCCAACGCGGCTGTACAACGCCGATGAGACAGGGTTCAGTATGTGTCCAAAAACGGGGCATGTTCTGGGTCTAAGAGGTGCAAAATCGGTTTATAATATAACTGCGTCAGATAGATCACAGATAACAGTTATGGCTGGAATGAGCGCCGCTGCTCATTATCTGCGCCCGATGATAGTGTTTGCTGGGCAGAGATTTACCAGAAATATGTTAGAGGGGTTTGATGATGCAGTATTGGGGAGGTCAGAAAACGGATGGATGGATAGTGAATTGTTTGTCATGTGGCTGAAAACCGTTTTCATCCCAGATATAGAAGAAAGGCAGGTGAAAAAGCCAGTAATTTTGTTTGTTGATGGACATAAAACACATATGACTATTGAAGCATCTGATGTATGTAAAGATAATGGGATCATATTATATTGCCTACTGGAACATGCTAGTCATCTAATGCAGCCATGTGATCTAAGACTGTTTTCGTCCCTAAAGGAAACATGGAAATCTTCTTTACGTGAATGGCAGATAGATCATGTAGGTCAGTATGTGACAAAGTTTGAATTTGCTGCGATATTCAAAAAGGCATGGGTAAATGCATCAAAGGTTGAGAATGCTGTGAATGGATTCAGAGACGCAGGCCTTTTTCCATTAGATAAAGACAAAGTATTAAAGACTGACAAGTTTCAAACAAGCATTCTGTTCAgacaaaaagaaagtaaatcaaATGAAACAGAAGATAATAGAACAACTGAACAGACAGAAACAGCCCAAGATGAGGAAAGCAGACCAGACACTCAGATGAGACAAGTAGAACAAACAGTTGCAAAACAGAATGAAACCCGTCAGATGGTTAATAAAGAGAAACAGACTGAGAATGAAAAGCAAGATGAAGCATCGAAGGAGAAGGAGAATATTGACCCAAAGTCGATAATTACAGTAAACGTAAAAGTCACCACTGATAATAGTTTAAGTCCGCAACCTTCAACATCGGGGGCTGCATCGCCAATGAGCAAGATCCTGAATATTCCGAAGCCTAAAACAACAAAGAAGAGAAGTTTCAAAAGAGAAATATTGCCAAAAGCAATTACAGGGGAAGAATTTCGTAAAATACTGagtgaaaaaaagagaaagaaggAGGAAGAGGAGGCTGAAAAGCAAAGGCGCAAAGTGCAAAGGGAACAAAAACGTCTTGAAAGGGAAAAAGAGAAACAAATTAAGGCCGAGCAGCGTCTTCTGAAGAAAAACAGAAGGAGGAGGAAAAGGAAAAATT encodes:
- the LOC128552359 gene encoding uncharacterized protein LOC128552359, whose product is MNRHPEISLRSPRQLGKERAVIKPEHVEKWFTDFESFIKDTVPDPVILLDPTRLYNADETGFSMCPKTGHVLGLRGAKSVYNITASDRSQITVMAGMSAAAHYLRPMIVFAGQRFTRNMLEGFDDAVLGRSENGWMDSELFVMWLKTVFIPDIEERQVKKPVILFVDGHKTHMTIEASDVCKDNGIILYCLLEHASHLMQPCDLRLFSSLKETWKSSLREWQIDHVGQYVTKFEFAAIFKKAWVNASKVENAVNGFRDAGLFPLDKDKVLKTDKFQTSILFRQKESKSNETEDNRTTEQTETAQDEESRPDTQMRQVEQTVAKQNETRQMVNKEKQTENEKQDEASKEKENIDPKSIITVNVKVTTDNSLSPQPSTSGAASPMSKILNIPKPKTTKKRSFKREILPKAITGEEFRKILSEKKRKKEEEEAEKQRRKVQREQKRLEREKEKQIKAEQRLLKKNRRRRKRKNWPK